The Kroppenstedtia pulmonis genome has a segment encoding these proteins:
- a CDS encoding ABC transporter ATP-binding protein, with product MTAVTFRKVNFWYPGAHEPSLEDLSFQIATGTFILLCGPSGCGKTTLLKLLKPELRPSGKMAGSIHFQGIPMDNVPAHQTAKEIGMVFQHPEHQIVLEDSLRELVFGMENLNFPMDLMRRRAAETSGLLGLENMLSKPTESLSGGEKQLLNLASVLALNPRLLLLDEPTTRLDPVRARQFLHQIKRWNEETGMTVILTEHRLDEAFTLVDRILVLNRGRLDFDGPPQEAVHRMKNAEPRIRSLVPAIPALALKTGKVTNTVPLTVKEGRQWLEKQVPPFHPVSPSTYPKQKGSPSHRPLLSLQRVNFSYRDSHTVLKQVNFQLHPKECVAFFGGNGSGKTTLLQVLAGLLPPDSGSVRYRGKKLKKRNRPAIGYLPQNVESYFFHDTVAKELEASLSHSSKTDQKRLVWEMASRFGLVPLLSHHPHDLSGGEMQKTALASLFLQKPEILLLDEPTQGLDPEAKQTLSQLLHGFIQQGRAVVFTTHDPEFAAVTATGCVLLFQGEVAASDRVPSFFKENDFYTTAVYRMTRDTPLSGAVTLEEAIRTWNGQK from the coding sequence ATGACAGCTGTGACCTTCAGAAAGGTGAACTTTTGGTATCCAGGTGCACATGAGCCTTCCTTGGAGGACCTCTCTTTTCAGATCGCAACCGGGACGTTCATCCTTCTGTGCGGACCTTCTGGTTGTGGAAAAACCACCCTGTTAAAGCTATTGAAGCCGGAATTGAGACCCTCCGGGAAGATGGCGGGGAGCATTCACTTTCAAGGCATCCCCATGGATAATGTGCCGGCTCATCAGACAGCCAAAGAGATTGGAATGGTCTTTCAGCATCCCGAACATCAAATCGTGCTGGAAGACAGTCTCCGGGAGCTGGTATTCGGGATGGAAAACTTAAATTTCCCCATGGACCTCATGCGGCGTCGTGCCGCAGAAACCTCCGGGTTATTGGGTTTGGAAAACATGTTGTCCAAACCCACGGAATCCCTTTCCGGCGGGGAAAAGCAGTTGCTTAACCTGGCTTCCGTACTTGCTTTGAACCCCCGGCTATTGTTGTTGGATGAACCCACTACCCGGTTGGACCCGGTTCGTGCCCGTCAATTTCTCCACCAAATCAAGCGATGGAATGAAGAAACAGGCATGACGGTGATTTTGACAGAACATCGGTTGGATGAAGCCTTTACCTTGGTCGATCGCATCCTGGTTCTTAACCGGGGACGACTTGATTTTGACGGACCGCCCCAAGAGGCAGTTCACCGGATGAAAAATGCGGAACCGAGAATCCGTTCCTTGGTTCCCGCCATCCCTGCCCTGGCACTGAAAACCGGAAAAGTAACCAATACGGTTCCCCTGACGGTAAAAGAAGGAAGGCAATGGTTGGAGAAGCAAGTTCCTCCCTTCCATCCAGTCTCCCCCTCTACATATCCAAAGCAGAAGGGATCTCCTTCCCACCGTCCTTTGCTATCCCTTCAGCGGGTGAACTTTTCTTACCGGGACAGCCACACAGTGCTGAAACAAGTAAATTTCCAACTCCATCCAAAAGAGTGTGTCGCTTTTTTTGGGGGAAACGGATCTGGAAAAACCACTCTGTTGCAAGTCCTTGCCGGATTATTGCCGCCGGATTCGGGGTCAGTCCGGTATCGGGGAAAAAAGCTGAAAAAGCGAAACCGCCCTGCTATCGGGTATCTGCCACAAAACGTAGAATCTTACTTTTTCCATGATACGGTGGCCAAGGAACTGGAAGCATCCCTCTCTCATTCTTCAAAAACAGATCAAAAGAGACTGGTGTGGGAAATGGCTTCCCGTTTTGGTCTCGTTCCTCTTTTGTCTCATCATCCCCATGATCTCAGTGGCGGGGAAATGCAGAAAACAGCGCTGGCCTCCCTCTTCCTGCAAAAGCCGGAAATTTTGCTGTTGGACGAGCCAACACAGGGACTGGACCCTGAAGCCAAGCAAACCCTTTCCCAACTCTTGCACGGCTTTATCCAGCAGGGAAGGGCCGTCGTTTTTACTACTCATGATCCGGAGTTTGCGGCCGTTACGGCAACTGGATGTGTTCTTTTGTTTCAGGGAGAAGTGGCCGCCTCTGACCGGGTCCCTTCTTTTTTCAAGGAAAATGATTTTTACACAACCGCTGTTTATCGGATGACAAGGGATACGCCGCTGTCAGGCGCTGTTACCCTGGAGGAGGCGATCCGAACTTGGAATGGCCAAAAATAA
- a CDS encoding energy-coupling factor transporter transmembrane component T codes for MSRGFRSLHPAVSFLYYTGAVLLLFLMNHPLFLLTSFFLLFAVNLLYDGGKAFFQWKGMMLMTVGVILIVNPLTSERGSHVLWVISGHHITLESILYGGIMAITMINVMAVFTSYQQVISSDKFLYLFAGFLPQWSLLTMMSLRFIPLLRTRIREIALVQQSRMNPSLKPSWKEQVVQGMKRLEVLLTWSLEDGLQTAESMKARGYGTGRRTSYSPYHWSLKDGISFLFLSATFGACISGWATGWGTLEIYPVMEPLLPDTPEWLLLAPYLFYYSFPVWMELGG; via the coding sequence ATGAGCCGGGGTTTTCGCTCCCTTCACCCGGCTGTCTCTTTCTTATATTATACCGGAGCCGTTTTGTTACTGTTCCTTATGAACCATCCTCTGTTTCTGCTGACATCCTTCTTCCTCTTGTTCGCTGTAAACCTTCTGTATGATGGGGGAAAAGCCTTTTTCCAATGGAAGGGGATGATGTTGATGACAGTCGGTGTGATCCTGATTGTCAATCCTCTCACCTCTGAAAGAGGCTCCCATGTTTTATGGGTGATATCCGGTCACCACATTACACTTGAGTCTATCCTGTATGGAGGAATCATGGCCATCACCATGATCAATGTGATGGCAGTTTTCACTTCTTATCAGCAAGTGATTTCCTCCGACAAATTTTTGTATCTGTTTGCCGGTTTTCTTCCCCAGTGGTCTTTGTTAACCATGATGTCTCTGCGTTTTATCCCCCTCTTACGGACTCGGATAAGGGAGATCGCTTTGGTCCAACAGTCCAGGATGAACCCGTCTCTGAAACCTTCGTGGAAGGAACAGGTCGTCCAGGGGATGAAACGACTGGAAGTTTTGCTGACCTGGTCCCTGGAAGACGGTTTGCAAACAGCAGAATCCATGAAGGCGAGGGGGTATGGAACCGGCAGGCGCACTTCTTATTCCCCGTATCATTGGAGTCTGAAAGACGGAATTTCTTTTCTCTTTCTCAGTGCCACCTTTGGAGCTTGTATCAGTGGTTGGGCAACGGGTTGGGGGACACTTGAGATCTACCCGGTGATGGAACCTCTCCTGCCGGACACACCTGAATGGCTCCTGTTGGCCCCTTACTTGTTTTATTACAGCTTTCCTGTCTGGATGGAGTTAGGAGGGTAA
- a CDS encoding DUF4430 domain-containing protein — protein MKKRISFFLIISGLLIGGTGGWLTWNDLQAVSSSTAVTTPSWVETEKTPPHQQSKETEEKAENKKPFTASEEKKTDDKGEKNQGGKQQENQEISTTQSERSGSTSVKASRDHNSGTRSSQDQNVSVISITGDQGHTILPPTSVKIQTGDTVFDILLRAVQKHGIQMEYQGSGSTLYVEGINNLYEFDRGSESGWMYRVNGVFPNKSAGVYTVQNQSHIEWLYTRNLGKDIGAKVP, from the coding sequence TTGAAAAAAAGGATTTCTTTTTTCCTTATTATCAGTGGACTGCTGATCGGGGGGACAGGGGGATGGTTGACCTGGAACGACTTACAGGCGGTCTCTTCCTCAACCGCCGTTACAACTCCTTCTTGGGTGGAAACCGAAAAGACACCACCCCATCAACAAAGCAAAGAAACAGAAGAGAAAGCAGAAAACAAGAAGCCATTCACAGCATCAGAAGAAAAAAAGACGGATGACAAGGGAGAGAAAAACCAAGGGGGAAAACAACAGGAGAACCAGGAGATTTCCACGACCCAATCCGAAAGATCAGGGTCCACTTCCGTCAAAGCTTCAAGGGATCACAATAGCGGCACCCGGTCCTCCCAGGATCAAAACGTTTCTGTCATTTCGATTACCGGAGACCAGGGTCACACGATCTTGCCTCCCACTTCGGTAAAGATACAGACAGGGGATACAGTGTTTGATATACTGCTCCGAGCTGTCCAAAAGCATGGAATCCAAATGGAATATCAAGGCTCCGGAAGCACTCTGTATGTGGAAGGAATCAACAACCTCTACGAATTTGACCGAGGATCAGAAAGCGGCTGGATGTATCGGGTAAATGGAGTCTTCCCCAATAAGAGTGCCGGGGTGTACACCGTACAAAACCAAAGCCACATTGAATGGTTGTATACACGGAATCTCGGCAAAGATATCGGAGCGAAAGTTCCATGA
- a CDS encoding DUF4430 domain-containing protein produces the protein MSLCHRWLAAILGIMTAFSLTAVSPVMLYADSAIPDSGEQMTGTVQLQVVGDDTHGIIFPKSTVTLEPDDTAFSVMLRAVGPAKVSYTGSGSTLYVQEIDGLGEFDRGPLSGWLFRVNGEFPPHSAGVHSLQDGDVVEWLYTTDGGNDISFQPLPTVKNGNNRFREAPSKTPSTPDPSPERNTDPTPPISKPSPPTPTESFSSPPRESASSKKGKEIKETTDHLLSSSTGKLVQWIQSKGVYSDWEALGLYQSTGKVPAVYLSNTAGLILDKNGDFRKVTDYERMALGIQAAGGDPRNFAGYDLIEKIYNSPRMTNQGSNGIIFALIALDSNRYTIPKDALWTRDKLLEWLLNNQNSDGSWALSPGHTGDVDITAMAITALAPYSGSNVKSALDKGVMWLSQQQTEAGGFRSWGLENSESASQVIIALTSIGMSPTSSAFTKKNGNVLENLLTFQVRDGGFSHLPQGASDQMASEQALLALTAYQRFQKGKPGIYDLTGKPLNDIPITPNPDTKPPHFPADDQKTHNDKISIPSVFPGTPVSKMEDFFRHPIHKSLTDPDQRFSSSSFQKRPVSPPMRKLNTFSRVAKKDLTDNPGQPFNPIWATADQVTELAPGKSPAASKGERGYILILAGVLCLLIGISFYLYERRKQWN, from the coding sequence CAATTACAAGTAGTGGGGGATGACACCCACGGTATCATTTTCCCCAAAAGTACAGTCACCTTGGAACCGGATGATACCGCATTCAGTGTCATGCTCCGGGCTGTGGGACCTGCCAAAGTGTCTTACACCGGTTCCGGCAGTACTCTGTATGTTCAGGAAATCGATGGCCTAGGGGAGTTTGACCGTGGTCCTTTAAGCGGATGGCTGTTCCGGGTAAACGGGGAATTTCCTCCCCACAGTGCCGGTGTTCATTCCCTTCAGGATGGAGATGTTGTGGAATGGCTTTATACCACTGATGGCGGCAACGATATCTCGTTTCAACCTCTGCCAACTGTGAAAAATGGAAACAATCGCTTCCGGGAAGCCCCTTCAAAAACTCCCAGTACTCCTGATCCATCCCCTGAACGTAACACTGATCCGACTCCTCCAATCAGCAAACCTTCCCCGCCAACACCGACAGAATCTTTTTCATCCCCACCGAGAGAGTCGGCTTCATCTAAAAAGGGAAAGGAGATAAAGGAAACCACCGACCACCTCCTCTCCTCTTCCACCGGGAAACTGGTGCAATGGATCCAATCAAAGGGTGTTTACTCTGATTGGGAAGCATTGGGTCTGTATCAATCCACTGGAAAGGTTCCAGCTGTATACCTGTCAAACACCGCTGGATTGATTTTGGATAAGAACGGGGACTTCCGTAAGGTTACGGATTATGAGCGAATGGCTCTGGGTATACAGGCGGCTGGGGGAGATCCCCGTAACTTCGCCGGCTATGATCTGATTGAGAAAATATATAATAGCCCCCGTATGACCAATCAAGGAAGCAATGGCATCATTTTCGCCTTAATCGCCTTGGACTCCAACCGGTACACCATACCGAAGGATGCCTTATGGACACGAGACAAGTTATTGGAATGGTTACTGAACAACCAAAATTCAGACGGTAGTTGGGCCTTGTCTCCAGGCCATACCGGGGATGTGGATATCACTGCCATGGCGATTACTGCTCTGGCCCCCTACAGCGGGAGTAACGTAAAGTCCGCCCTGGATAAAGGAGTGATGTGGCTTTCTCAGCAACAGACGGAGGCAGGCGGGTTTCGTTCTTGGGGATTGGAAAACAGTGAAAGTGCCTCCCAAGTCATCATCGCTTTAACTTCAATTGGTATGAGTCCCACGTCCTCCGCTTTTACTAAAAAAAATGGGAATGTATTGGAAAATCTGTTGACTTTCCAGGTCCGTGACGGTGGATTTTCCCACCTCCCACAAGGGGCGTCTGATCAAATGGCCAGTGAACAGGCTCTGCTTGCTTTAACTGCTTACCAACGTTTCCAAAAGGGAAAACCAGGTATCTATGATCTCACTGGCAAGCCTCTTAACGATATTCCAATCACACCAAATCCGGACACTAAACCTCCCCATTTCCCTGCCGACGACCAAAAGACTCACAATGATAAAATTTCGATTCCCTCTGTTTTCCCTGGAACCCCTGTTTCAAAAATGGAGGATTTCTTTCGGCATCCTATCCACAAAAGCCTGACAGATCCCGATCAGCGTTTCTCAAGCTCTTCCTTTCAGAAGCGGCCTGTATCTCCTCCTATGAGGAAATTAAACACTTTTTCCAGGGTTGCCAAAAAAGATTTAACCGATAACCCTGGACAGCCCTTTAACCCGATATGGGCAACTGCTGATCAGGTTACGGAACTAGCCCCTGGTAAAAGCCCTGCTGCATCGAAAGGGGAACGTGGATATATTCTGATTCTCGCCGGTGTGCTGTGTCTCTTGATCGGCATCAGCTTCTATCTGTATGAAAGGAGGAAACAGTGGAATTGA
- a CDS encoding ECF transporter S component, with amino-acid sequence MEWPKITLVFTVLFLLGLLLGTDWVGKSPLLVSFLFVILIMIPFVLRFEWRRLESGELVLLALLTAIAAVSRVPFAGFPSIQPTSFVIMMTAFVFGAESGFVVGAGAALVSNIFLGQGPWTPWQMLAWGLVGLTAGIFRHTPVMKNRWMRLLFGFIWGFLFGWIMNLWVMAGMESWNLSTFVSVYAASAYFDLAHALSNVFFLAVFSSVWIRILERFRQKYGLLNR; translated from the coding sequence TTGGAATGGCCAAAAATAACACTGGTTTTTACGGTTCTCTTCCTGCTGGGTCTCCTGTTGGGAACGGACTGGGTTGGGAAAAGTCCTCTTTTGGTGAGCTTTCTCTTTGTCATCCTGATCATGATTCCCTTTGTACTCCGGTTTGAGTGGCGCAGACTGGAAAGTGGAGAACTGGTACTGTTGGCCTTGCTGACAGCCATCGCTGCCGTCAGCCGTGTTCCCTTTGCAGGTTTTCCCAGTATTCAGCCCACCTCCTTTGTCATTATGATGACGGCTTTCGTTTTTGGTGCAGAAAGCGGATTTGTCGTCGGTGCCGGTGCCGCCCTCGTCTCCAATATCTTTCTCGGTCAGGGTCCTTGGACACCCTGGCAGATGCTTGCCTGGGGATTGGTTGGTTTGACAGCGGGAATCTTCCGTCATACTCCTGTGATGAAGAATCGCTGGATGCGTTTGCTCTTTGGATTCATCTGGGGATTTTTATTTGGATGGATCATGAACCTGTGGGTGATGGCCGGCATGGAAAGCTGGAACTTATCTACCTTCGTATCTGTTTATGCCGCCAGCGCATACTTTGATCTGGCCCACGCCTTGTCCAATGTTTTCTTTTTGGCTGTATTCTCCTCTGTGTGGATCCGAATCCTGGAACGGTTCCGCCAAAAATACGGCTTATTAAACCGGTAA